One Acropora palmata chromosome 2, jaAcrPala1.3, whole genome shotgun sequence genomic window, GAAAGAAGAAACTCTTTTTTCCACCGTGACCAGAATTCGTTCGTTAAATGTTAAACCCGTCGCCACCATTTTCTTGAGTACAGGTCAGAGGAAGTGAATTTTCCTGGCGGAGGCAAAACTACCTTCGTTTTCACAGTCAGGAAGTGGTTAGGAGTGAGTGGTTCTGCTGTGTCTGATGATGCGGTACCCTCAGCTGTTAGAGGTCGGCTGTTAACTACTGCCTCCGCTTCGCACATGAAGGTCCGTAGAGCTTCGTCGTTCATTTGATGGCCGTTTTTCTCTAGTAGGGTGCAAAGCACGCTTCTCACGATTCTTATTTGGCGCTCCCAAATTCCACCCATGTGACTGGCAGTCGGGACGTTGAGTTTGAGCTCGAACGAGTCACACCTCTCTTTCAGCATCTCTTGTCTTACTTGATTTTGGTCCATTTCAGCAAGCGCTTCCTTCAGCTCTCTCCTTGCTCCTATGAAATTCGAGCCATTGTCGCTACGCATCTGACGCACGGGACCACGCCTGCATATGAAGCGGCGAAGGGCGTTGATGTAGGAACCTGTTTCCAAGGAGTTGGCAACTTCCAGGTGGATAGCCCTTGTTACTAGGCATGTGAACAATACCCCATATCTCTTAAGTTCCTTGCGCCCTTCTCTCACGTACCAGGGTCCGAAATAATCCACTGCGCAATATGTGAAAGGAGGGGTAGGTGTCAACCTTTCTGCTGGGAGATCTGCCATTTTCTGTTCTTGCACTTTCGCTCTAAGCCTTCTACAAGTGACGCATTCATGGACTAATCTTGAGACTACTGAGCCACCGCCTATCATCCAGTAGCCAGAGGAACGGATTTCGTTGAGGGTAATTCCCTTTCCTTGATGTAGAGCTCTTTCATGATAGTGTCGGGCTAGGAGCTTGCTAACGTGTCCCTGTCCGGGCAGGGCAATAGGGTGCTTTACGTCAGATCGCTGTGGTCTAGGTATGGGTCCAGACGGGAAAGGGGACTAGCTCCTTTGGGTTTCTGGATTCTGGATCTTGAGTCATCTTCTTTATGGGTCTCATAGTCTGTGGTTATCTTCTTCAGTTTGCTGATCTCTTCTTTAAATGCTTCTTTCTGGACGTGTCTTATAATTTCTTGTTCGGCTTCTGATATTTCATTGATGTCAACCGGATGATACTCCCGTGATGCGGATCTTGTCGTCACTCCATCCACAGTTGTCTGCTTCCCACGTGTTTTTTCAAGTACGATTTTTCGGTATCGCAAGCATACAGCAACGGCGCGTTTTGTTCTAAACCAGCTTGAAAAGTATTCCAGTCATTGGAGAAGAGTTGCGAATTGGTCTTTGTTTGTCGTGTGGGTTGTAAGGGAAGATGCCTTTCTCACTTCCTTATCATCAGGCTGTAGGGATTCGGGTTCGCCATTGTCTGAATTCCTCCAGCTATCGTGGTGATCCCAAAGGAAAGATGGTCCTCGCAGCCATCTTGAACACTGCAGGAGGTCCTTGGGGCTTAAACCTCGCGAAGCGTCGTCAGCCGGGTTCTTCTTTCCCTCAATGAACTTCCATTGTTCGGGGACGGTGCGTTCTCTGATCTGCTGAACCCTGTTTGCAACGAAGGTGTGAAACCGACGTGCATCATTGTGGATGTATGCCTGAACTACCTTGCTATCGGTCCAGAACACTTCTTCGATTTCGTTATATCTCAACTCTCGTCTAAGCATCTCGCTAACTCTGACAGATACCACAGCGGCTGTCAGTTCAAGGCGTGGAACGTTTATCGGCTTCAATGGGGTAACACGTGCCTTACCCATAACTAGCGAGCAGTTCACTCGGTTTCTCTTGTCTACTAGACGGAGGTAAGAGCACTGGCCGTATCCTTCTGTGCTTGCATCCGAAAAGTGATGTAGCTCGGCTTTCTTGAGGTTTTCcgtttcttttaatttgaaacATCTTGAGACTTCCATCGTCTCTAGAAGGGGAAGCTCATTTCGCCACATTTCCCACTGCATCCGCAGCTCGTCGGGTATGGCGTCATCCCAACCTATGCTTTCCCTGCATAGCAGCTGCAATATTCTTTTTCCTCGTAGCAGGAATGGGGCAGCAAAACCAAGCGGGTCGTATATTGAACTTACTGTTGATAGGATCCCACGTCTCGTCAGCGGTTTATCTTTGAGGGTGATTCGAAACTTGAAAGCGTCGTTCTCAATGTTCCATTCTATGCCAAGAACGCGTTCGGGGGGAAGTA contains:
- the LOC141874544 gene encoding uncharacterized protein LOC141874544 — encoded protein: MIGGGSVVSRLVHECVTCRRLRAKVQEQKMADLPAERLTPTPPFTYCAVDYFGPWYVREGRKELKRYGVLFTCLVTRAIHLEVANSLETGSYINALRRFICRRGPVRQMRSDNGSNFIGARRELKEALAEMDQNQVRQEMLKERCDSFELKLNVPTASHMGGIWERQIRIVRSVLCTLLEKNGHQMNDEALRTFMCEAEAVVNSRPLTAEGTASSDTAEPLTPNHFLTVKTKVVLPPPGKFTSSDLYSRKWWRRV